The window ATGGATCTTTCCTCCATTTTGTCATTGTTTCCATTGGTGTTTCTGTGTGTttggatgagaaacttgttgagtcCAAGCTAAAAAACAATTTTGGTAGCAGgtgttttgttttatgttcttggcATTGCTTTCACTGCATTCCTTCATATTATCTAAAAGGAGAAACCTTTTTTTCTGAGTACAACAATAACTTTTTCTTTTCACTTCTTCTGTTTACTATAGTTTAGGGATTGATTTTTTACCCTACACAGAGATGATGCATCAACATTGACTTGATGAAAgattatgaaattaattttatgGATCCCTCATGCCAACatcgataataataaaaaaaaattttgaatcaataataattttaaaaaaatatttatttatctacATGAGGATCAACATGCCACGAATAAAAAATCATTTGATGATCGATGATGATACAAGTTTTTTCTTATAATCCTCTTCGTAGGATCTGACAAAGATATATTTTAATTCTCAACTCTTTCTTACACATTTTAAATCACGAAGATACAAATtaaaatcttgattttttttctagTTTTGGAAGAGAGAGATTTAGATTTAATTATCCATTTCCAAAGCAGACCAGATTGTTATCCCAATCCTTTTGCATCAATTGACATAACTGTGTCGTTATTACAAAAATGTTTCTGATGCAGCTGTTCATGAAGAAGATTACTGCTTTTATAGCattaaatgttttggagcatgtgGATTGTACACATTAAAAGTGTTCATGGATTCAATCACTGACACAAAAGGAAACATGAGAGTGTTCAAGCTTTATGATGAGAGAGACACTGTCTACCCACCCAACATCATTGACAGACAGTCTCATCAGTAATGATCTATCTAATATAATAGCTTTTAATGGCATCAATTACCACCTGAGGAATCACCaacttcctttcttttttcttacATTTATCTTACTCTACTCCATAAGACCTCATTTACAACAAATGCTGATGGATCATCTCTCCTCTATCTACTTTATCTCTCCTTGTTTaggcttatatatatacatatacatatacatatatatatatatatacatatatatatatatgtatgtatatatatatgtatgtatatatatgtatatatatatacatacatatatatatatacatacatatatgtatatatacatacatatatacatatatacatacatatatatatatatgtatatatatatatatgtatatatatatatatatatatgcaccaaACTTTTACTAATGTGAAGTCTAAAGAAGATTAATATACACAATCttacatttaaatatttaaataaattattttttaactcaAATTCTAGTCTCTCATGTTGCAAAGGAGTAATTTTACTTATATCAAGCTCTCTCTAAAATTGATATTACTTTCATCTAAACATGCTTAACTTCAAAGTGGATATGATGTTTTagtactcatatatatatatatatactcaccaaaattaataaataatattaccAATAACCATACCAATAATATCATTATCAATACTAGTTTCAATATCAATACTAGGATCAGAACCATTAACAATACCAATACAATTATCACTATCAATACTAATACCAATACAACTAAGGTACAATACCAATACCGATACTTTTAATATTACCATTATTTTAtcattattgataaaaatatcattacCATTACGATTTTCAATACCAATGGTAATATCAATACCATTATTATTACtaatattattatcataaaaaatataaaatatttattaatattaatatcattACTAATTCAAGCATCAATATCATTATTAATACCAACTTCATTCATTATCATGGTTATTCCAATGACAATACCGCTAAtattatccaataccaatgccacTATCATTATGGGTATCATTACTACGTAATCGGAGTTTTCTTTACAATGAGTTGAAACGATGTAAGATGTATGTGATTATcacttaatttaatatttttttatattattactatattcatattatatttgttatgaactattaattaattatttaaaacacCATTATAATTAGATCATCGTCGATTAATTTTCAAATATTGTTTACTTATTTCAaagttatattattttatttagaaaCATACTATCAACAATGtgcttatcaaaatcatgatacgaatgttattttttgtttttttactaaTTCTTAATGTTTTGTTATTTTTGAATGAACATCTTAgacatttttattaatttaactatattttattttatttatttattaatttattaatttattatatcttattgtatatatatatatatatatatatatatatatatatatatatatatatatatatatatatatatatatatatatggtttatttcataatttggttattttattaaaaatatacaaTTATTATTATGGATTTATATATTAtcgtattattatatattttattaaataattttatatttttacatgataattttattttatttttataaaatttaatatataataataaataaataataatgtatTATTGGATAAAATTGATTGAGGTTCAATTGGCGGAGAAAGATTGCGAAACATTACTTTCAAACTTCgttaaaaaaaaaggttttcttttttttaaaaagaGAATTTGCCATTTTCTTTTCCCTCTCTAAAATCTCTAATTcgtgcctttttctttttcttttttttaaacgcTTAAACGCAACAACCCAACTATCGAAAATGAGTTGACGTCCTTTGTGGGTCCCATATTGGGCCCATGAGTTGTTGTCAACTTTGTCGAATAAACACGCGGGTGAGGAAGCGGGTAGATATGCTGCGGATAGGGAAAGGCCCAATTCTCAGCCACTAAACAAAATCAcacaacgagagagagagagagagagagagagagagaggggttgcaGATCTCGGCATCAGATCTGGCGTTGGGCTCGCACGCACGAACCCTAGCTCTGCTCTCCTTCGATCCCGTTTCTGGAGATCTCGCGATCCCATGGCGGTCGCTCCCTGGATAGCTGTCGTCCTGCTCCTCTCCGCCGTCGTCGGGAGCCGAGGGTTCTACCTCCCCGGCGTCGCCCCTGCCGATTTCCAAAAGGTGAGATCTTTCTGTCCGCTGCTCGATCTCCTTCCCGAGCTTACCTCCGATCGAGTCGGTGGTCTCATCCCTCCAGATACGGAGCAGGTCCTGATATCTTTGGCTTGAttcgggttttagggttttagggggaCTGCGAGATAATAGGCGGTGCTTGGTTTTGTTGGGTTGGCGTAAAACTGACTGAGATTTTTGGGTTTAAATGGAAGAGTTGTAGGAATGGAAGCGTAGATCTACTCAACTATGCTCTTTCATTATGTCTTATTGTTTGGACAATGATGTGAATGATGGAGGTATCACCTATTAGGGCTTGGATCTCATGCTTCAGTTTCTCCTTATCCGAGGATAGTATGAGACATCTGCATTTCAAGTTAATGTAGCTTTTCCTCCTTGCTAATTGTTGCATCAAAAGGCCATTTTTTTTATTCAGAAAACATAGCAAtattgaggaggaggagaagaagaagaagaagaagcattgtCTATATCTTTTCATTTTTGGATGTATTTGTCTGCATGTGCGTACTTAGAGGTTTGGTGTGTGTATTTTTGTCTTCAattatcgaaatgctatgatccaTAATTGCCATTGTCTTTCCATCTCTTTTCCTCCCTTTTTGCCAGACAGCTTCAGATATTGGCTTATTGTGATCAAGTAGGGTTTTTTATCCCTCTTTATGAATGAGTTGATGTTTCTGACTGCAGAAAGATCCACTTCCGGTGAAAGTCAACAAACTAACCTCGACAAAAACACAACTGCCATATTCCTTTTATTCTCTTCCGTATTGTCGACCAGATACTATACTTGACAGTGCAGAAAATCTAGGGGAAGTTCTTCGTGGTGATCGTATTGAGAATTCTCCGTATGTGGTTAGTTGATCTTCGTTATGACAGAGTTTCTTCTTCTGCTAACTCCTTCTGGATTtttctcttacaacattttatttTGTGCTCAGTTTGAAATGAAGGAACCCCAGATGTGTAAGATTGTTTGCAAGGTTACACTCAACGACAAAGATGTGAAGGATCTTAAGGAAAAGATAGAGAATGAATATCGTGTCAACATGTAAGGCAAACGTAGTGTGCAGTCACCTTGCAATCTGTGTTGACGATTTTGCGTGATATAGTTGATGACTGAACAAGTTGTTGTTTTGCAGGATTCTTGACAATCTGCCACTGGTTGTTCCTATTAGAAGGCTGGATCAGGTTGCTCCAATGGTCTATCAGCTTGGCTTTTATGTTGGTGCCAAAGGCCAACCTACTGGAGTAAATACATCTGACAGTAAAAAAAATCACATATTGTCAGCTTCTTATGAAATATGCATTAATGAAATGCTCTTTATGTTTCTGCAGAACAAGGATGTGAAGTACTATATCCACAACCATTTGTCATTTCTAGTTAGGTATCACAAGGATACACAAATGGACCTTGCAAGAATTGTGGGATTTGAGGTCAAACCATTCAGGTTAGGGTTGTCTGAGAGCTCTCTCTTTTTTGTCTGCCTATGCTTTTACCCTGTATTATGATTTATTATCTGCTCTGTTACAGCGTTAAACATGAGTATGAAGGTCAGTGGAATGGGAATAAGACTCGCTTGAGCACCTGTGATCCTCATGCCAAGCGCTCCGTCCTGAACTCAGATTCCCCACAAGAGGTCTCAGCAAACAATGATATTATATTCACATATGATATTGAATTTGAGGTGAGATTTTGATCATTGCCTAAATTTTGATCTAGAGAAACATGTCCTCTCTACTTGCATTTTTCAAGAGTATACATTGGAGCTGAAGAAACAATTTGTAGTGTTGAGCCTGGTGTACATTAGTTTTAATCtcatttctcatttttctttggtGCAGGAGAGCACTGTGAAGTGGGCATCCCGATGGGATACCTATCTCCTGATGTCAGATGACCAAATCCACTGGTTTTCTATTGTCAATTCTTTGATGATCGTCCTCTTCCTTTCTGGCATGGTTGCCATGATTATGCTTCGGACACTTTACCGTGATATATCCAAGTACAACCAGCTGGAAACTGAAGAAGAAGCCCAAGAAGAGACAGGATGGAAGCTGGTCCATGGGGATGTTTTCAGGCCTCCATCTAACTCAGATTTGTTGTGTGTATATGTCGGGACGGGTATTCAGTTCTTCGGCATGTTACTGGTGACTATGATTTTTGCAGTCCTTGGCTTCCTATCTCCGTCAAACAGAGGAGGATTAATGACCGCGATGCTCCTACTTTGGGTCTTCATGGGTTTGTTTGCTGGTTATTCTTCTGCCCGTCTCTACAAGCTGTtcaaggggactgaatggaagaAAATTACACTGAAGACAGCATTCACATTCCCAGGAATTGTGTTTGCGATCTTCTTCGTCTTAAATGCTCTCATCTGGGGGGAGAAGTCATCTGGTGCAGTGCCATTCACCACAATGTTTGCCCTTGTATTGCTCTGGTTTGGTATTTCAGTGCCGCTCGTGTTTGTTGGCAGTTATCTGGGGTTCAAGAAACCTGCACCAGAGGATCCCGTTAAGACCAACAAGATCCCCAGGCAGATACCGGAGCAGGCTTGGTACATGAACCCAGTTTTCTCAATACTAATC of the Musa acuminata AAA Group cultivar baxijiao chromosome BXJ2-10, Cavendish_Baxijiao_AAA, whole genome shotgun sequence genome contains:
- the LOC135624464 gene encoding transmembrane 9 superfamily member 8-like translates to MAVAPWIAVVLLLSAVVGSRGFYLPGVAPADFQKKDPLPVKVNKLTSTKTQLPYSFYSLPYCRPDTILDSAENLGEVLRGDRIENSPYVFEMKEPQMCKIVCKVTLNDKDVKDLKEKIENEYRVNMILDNLPLVVPIRRLDQVAPMVYQLGFYVGAKGQPTGNKDVKYYIHNHLSFLVRYHKDTQMDLARIVGFEVKPFSVKHEYEGQWNGNKTRLSTCDPHAKRSVLNSDSPQEVSANNDIIFTYDIEFEESTVKWASRWDTYLLMSDDQIHWFSIVNSLMIVLFLSGMVAMIMLRTLYRDISKYNQLETEEEAQEETGWKLVHGDVFRPPSNSDLLCVYVGTGIQFFGMLLVTMIFAVLGFLSPSNRGGLMTAMLLLWVFMGLFAGYSSARLYKLFKGTEWKKITLKTAFTFPGIVFAIFFVLNALIWGEKSSGAVPFTTMFALVLLWFGISVPLVFVGSYLGFKKPAPEDPVKTNKIPRQIPEQAWYMNPVFSILIGGILPFGAVFIELFFILTSIWLHQFYYIFGFLFLVFLILIVTCAEITIVLCYFQLCSEDYLWWWRSYLTSGSSALYLFLYATFYFFTKLEITKLVSGLLYFGYMLIASYAFFVLTGTIGFCACFWFTRLIYSSVKVD